The Bdellovibrionales bacterium genomic sequence GACAGGATGTACACACCGACTCGACCCCCTATTTTTTTTGAACTCGAAGAATCATGGACATTAAAGCCGCAAAAGCCAAACTCCAACCCGCACCGTCTCTCGACGACAAACTCAAAGAGGTTTCTAAACTCTACGAGCGTCAGTTTCTGCAGGAAATGGTAAAGGCGATGCGAAGCACTGTCGATCACAGCGAATTTAGTAAACCCAGCATGGCCGAAAACATTTATAAAGACCAATTGTTCGATCAGTACGCCGAGCAGTGGGTGGAGAGCGGCGGAAATGGTTTAGCTAAGCAAATCT encodes the following:
- a CDS encoding rod-binding protein gives rise to the protein MDIKAAKAKLQPAPSLDDKLKEVSKLYERQFLQEMVKAMRSTVDHSEFSKPSMAENIYKDQLFDQYAEQWVESGGNGLAKQIYDELKDKILPSQQSRYLPKDINGNPAQIPTEAKALPLNPKDTPKKE